Proteins from one Caulobacter sp. 73W genomic window:
- a CDS encoding gamma-glutamyltransferase family protein yields the protein MFRKTLMTAGAVALLATGAVAQEQGAKPAVRAPKAMASSGHPLVTQAMLEVLKNGGNAMDAALTGAILQNVVEPQMVSLAGALTALYYDAKTKQYYYLDADLDHTAKGAPTVPGWAQVTGGPLPTEPTSGKLVAVPGAVAGLKAAADRFGTLKWSQYFQPAIKTADQGFPMYSFLYGEMADAALGRLSAYPSGREEFLPNGYVPPVGSKIVRPRLAATMRRLANEGTDYFYTGDFGRKFVSEVQKTGGSLSMEDMARYKVRWIEPLRFTYKDHEIISAPPPGTAGALMAIAMNIVEPFDLKAGGHYTTSAESLYRIRSAFGFAEDMTDGFIQDPEAYNVPTSVLTSKAFAAHLSALIDGSMPKVKPVAKAEAADGMALAGGFDHSDVHASDTDHIVVADAQGNIVSLTHSVMGATFATGLVVDGVVVNGGNYFPGRNQAPGRRVVSGFAPTMIAEKGEPVMSIGSPGLTSRAIALTLINHLGYGMPLEQAVDAPRFQGSIKGRAMSIEGRITDEVRAQMTDTYGVTVKITTPYNWHYGSIHAVAKQPDGSWLGIADPRRGGHAAGY from the coding sequence ATGTTCAGAAAGACTTTGATGACCGCCGGCGCGGTCGCGCTTCTCGCCACGGGCGCGGTCGCCCAGGAGCAGGGAGCCAAGCCCGCCGTCCGCGCGCCGAAGGCCATGGCCTCGTCCGGTCATCCGCTGGTCACCCAGGCGATGCTGGAGGTCCTGAAGAACGGCGGCAACGCCATGGACGCCGCGCTGACCGGCGCCATCCTTCAGAACGTGGTCGAGCCGCAGATGGTGTCCCTGGCCGGGGCCCTGACCGCCCTCTACTACGACGCCAAGACCAAGCAGTACTATTACCTCGACGCCGACCTGGACCACACGGCCAAGGGCGCGCCGACGGTTCCCGGATGGGCGCAGGTCACGGGCGGTCCGCTGCCGACGGAGCCGACGTCCGGCAAGCTCGTCGCCGTGCCGGGCGCGGTCGCCGGCCTGAAGGCGGCGGCGGACCGGTTCGGGACCCTGAAGTGGAGCCAGTACTTCCAACCGGCGATCAAGACCGCCGACCAGGGCTTCCCCATGTACTCGTTCCTGTACGGCGAGATGGCCGACGCGGCGCTGGGCCGTCTGTCGGCCTATCCGTCCGGCCGCGAGGAGTTCCTGCCCAACGGCTATGTCCCGCCTGTCGGGTCCAAGATCGTTCGGCCCCGCCTGGCCGCCACCATGCGCCGTCTGGCCAATGAGGGGACCGACTACTTCTACACCGGCGATTTCGGCCGAAAGTTCGTGTCGGAAGTCCAGAAGACCGGCGGCTCGCTCTCCATGGAGGACATGGCCCGCTACAAGGTCCGCTGGATCGAGCCGCTGCGCTTCACCTACAAGGACCACGAGATCATCTCCGCGCCGCCGCCCGGCACGGCCGGCGCGCTGATGGCCATCGCCATGAACATCGTCGAGCCCTTCGATCTGAAGGCCGGCGGCCACTACACGACCTCGGCGGAGTCGCTGTACCGGATCCGCAGCGCCTTCGGCTTCGCCGAGGACATGACCGACGGGTTCATCCAGGACCCCGAGGCCTACAACGTGCCCACCTCGGTGCTGACCTCCAAGGCCTTCGCCGCGCATCTGAGCGCGCTGATCGACGGGTCGATGCCCAAGGTGAAGCCGGTCGCCAAGGCCGAAGCGGCCGACGGCATGGCGCTGGCCGGCGGCTTTGACCATTCGGATGTCCACGCCTCTGACACCGACCACATCGTGGTCGCCGACGCGCAGGGCAACATCGTCTCCCTGACCCACAGCGTGATGGGGGCGACCTTCGCCACCGGCCTCGTCGTCGACGGCGTGGTGGTCAACGGCGGCAACTACTTCCCCGGCCGCAACCAGGCGCCCGGTCGCCGGGTGGTCAGCGGCTTCGCCCCGACCATGATCGCCGAGAAGGGCGAGCCGGTGATGTCCATCGGCTCGCCGGGCCTGACCTCACGCGCCATCGCCCTGACCCTGATCAACCATCTGGGCTACGGCATGCCGCTGGAGCAGGCGGTGGACGCGCCGCGCTTCCAGGGGTCAATCAAGGGCCGCGCCATGTCGATCGAGGGCCGCATCACCGACGAGGTGCGAGCCCAGATGACCGACACCTACGGCGTCACCGTGAAGATCACCACGCCCTACAACTGGCACTACGGCTCGATCCACGCGGTCGCCAAACAGCCCGACGGATCGTGGCTGGGCATCGCTGATCCCCGCCGGGGCGGCCACGCGGCGGGCTACTGA
- a CDS encoding methyl-accepting chemotaxis protein, with the protein MSFNNFRIRAKLIVAFGAVIAAFLVATGLILSSLAQLDAASSSALRGQLVAGKGEVLLKGVLEQQNAVRGYVLLADTAFLDTYNEEKAAFDAALNDFENTTRLPAQKARAEQMREAMATWRAEVGDPAVSAMSDPTTGRETATALVGKKSLGGLRKLHGEILDAANAEVKSRNAAQAAAASTMVTTLGGAAVAAVVIAGLMNWLLSGAVAAPVAAMTQTMRRLASGDNAVEIPAMGRKDELGDMAAAVLSFKEAALEKIALETRSEADRNLSETERAAREADKARQAKEDAVAVESLGQALSRLADGDLTHRITAEFAPRSQSLKDDFNRAMNELMGAMRAINISTSSVRSSSDEIAHASTDLSRRTEQQAAALEETAAALDQITATVRRTAEGAKTASGSVADARADADRSAKVVDQAVGAMGQIETSSREISLIIGVIDEIAFQTNLLALNAGVEAARAGEAGKGFAVVASEVRALAQRSAEAAKEIKALITASEQQVSAGVDLVGQTGAALRRIVDQVVSIDERIREIAASAQEQATGLHQVNSAINQMDQVVQQNAAMVEEATAATQSLRGETGTLGDLVDRFKIEGQTASASHVSAVRQAA; encoded by the coding sequence ATGTCGTTCAACAATTTCCGTATTCGAGCCAAGCTCATCGTCGCTTTTGGCGCCGTCATCGCCGCATTCCTGGTGGCGACCGGCCTGATCCTCAGCAGCCTGGCGCAGCTGGACGCCGCCTCGAGTTCGGCCCTGCGTGGCCAGTTGGTCGCCGGCAAGGGCGAGGTGCTGCTGAAGGGTGTTCTGGAGCAACAGAACGCTGTGCGCGGTTATGTGCTGCTGGCCGACACGGCCTTCCTCGATACCTACAACGAAGAGAAGGCCGCCTTCGACGCCGCTCTGAACGACTTCGAGAACACCACCCGCCTGCCGGCGCAGAAGGCTCGCGCCGAGCAGATGCGTGAAGCCATGGCGACTTGGCGCGCCGAGGTGGGCGATCCTGCTGTTTCCGCCATGAGCGATCCGACCACCGGCCGCGAGACGGCCACCGCCCTGGTCGGCAAGAAGTCGCTCGGCGGCCTTCGCAAGCTGCACGGCGAAATCCTCGATGCGGCCAACGCCGAGGTGAAAAGCCGCAATGCCGCCCAGGCGGCCGCGGCCAGCACGATGGTCACCACCCTTGGGGGCGCGGCTGTCGCCGCCGTCGTCATTGCGGGCCTGATGAACTGGCTTCTGTCGGGCGCCGTCGCCGCCCCGGTGGCCGCCATGACCCAGACCATGCGTCGTCTGGCTAGCGGCGATAACGCCGTCGAGATCCCGGCCATGGGCCGCAAGGACGAACTGGGCGACATGGCCGCCGCCGTCCTGTCGTTCAAGGAAGCGGCGCTCGAGAAGATCGCCCTGGAGACCCGCAGCGAGGCCGACCGCAATCTGTCAGAGACCGAGCGCGCCGCCCGCGAGGCCGACAAGGCCCGTCAGGCCAAGGAAGACGCCGTGGCCGTCGAATCCCTGGGCCAGGCCCTCAGCCGCCTTGCGGACGGCGATCTGACCCACCGCATCACGGCCGAGTTCGCCCCGCGCTCGCAAAGCCTGAAGGACGACTTCAACCGCGCCATGAACGAACTGATGGGCGCCATGCGCGCCATCAACATCAGCACCAGCAGCGTGCGCTCCAGCTCGGACGAGATCGCCCACGCCTCCACCGACCTGTCGCGCCGCACGGAACAGCAGGCCGCCGCCCTGGAAGAGACGGCCGCCGCCCTCGACCAGATCACGGCCACGGTGCGCCGCACCGCCGAGGGCGCGAAGACCGCCTCCGGCTCTGTAGCAGACGCCCGCGCCGACGCGGATCGCTCGGCCAAGGTCGTCGACCAGGCGGTCGGCGCCATGGGTCAGATCGAGACCTCCTCACGCGAGATCTCCCTGATCATCGGGGTGATCGACGAGATCGCCTTCCAGACCAACCTGCTGGCTCTGAACGCCGGCGTTGAAGCCGCGCGGGCTGGTGAAGCCGGCAAGGGCTTCGCCGTAGTCGCCTCCGAAGTGCGGGCCCTGGCCCAGCGCTCGGCCGAAGCGGCCAAGGAGATCAAGGCCCTGATCACTGCCTCCGAACAGCAGGTGTCGGCAGGCGTCGATCTCGTCGGCCAGACCGGCGCCGCCCTGCGCCGGATCGTCGATCAGGTGGTCAGCATCGACGAGCGTATCCGCGAGATCGCCGCCTCGGCCCAGGAACAGGCCACTGGCCTGCACCAGGTCAACTCGGCCATCAACCAGATGGACCAGGTGGTTCAGCAGAACGCCGCCATGGTCGAGGAAGCCACCGCCGCGACCCAGTCCTTGCGCGGCGAGACCGGGACGCTGGGCGACCTGGTCGACCGCTTCAAGATCGAGGGCCAGACGGCTTCCGCGTCTCACGTCTCGGCCGTGCGCCAAGCGGCCTGA
- a CDS encoding phosphatidylinositol-specific phospholipase C1-like protein — MLAFLLAASAASAIACAPSSTEDACVLKLNDLVAVGTHNSYKQHLPADELAAMVAAGGQRALGIDYGHHPLARQLDDGARQLEIDVAQDPAGGLYATPKTALGKGERMSVETAAVMAKPGYKVLHMQDVDFRSTCLTFVACLGEVRSWSKANPTHAPILILINAKEGGPNLPGGVVAPAYNAKAFDTLDAEIRSVFADAEMVTPDQVQGAKSTLREAVLAGGWPTLAAARGKVFFALDESPEKVAVYRGARGSLEGRAMFVNTDEASPAAAYLTLNDPVAQQARIQAAVKAGFVVRTRADADTWEARSNDPRRREAAFASGAQYVSTDYMRPDARFDGGYQVRLPAGVVAACNRVRALGKCGGVPVEAEKGAAALR; from the coding sequence ATGCTTGCTTTCCTTCTCGCCGCATCCGCAGCGTCGGCCATCGCCTGCGCGCCGTCCTCGACGGAGGACGCCTGCGTCCTGAAGCTCAACGACCTCGTCGCGGTGGGCACCCACAACAGCTACAAGCAGCACCTGCCGGCCGACGAACTGGCCGCCATGGTCGCCGCGGGCGGCCAGCGCGCGCTCGGCATCGACTACGGTCACCACCCCTTGGCGCGACAGCTGGACGATGGCGCGCGCCAGCTGGAGATCGACGTCGCCCAGGATCCGGCAGGCGGGCTCTACGCCACGCCGAAGACCGCTCTGGGCAAGGGCGAGCGGATGTCGGTCGAGACGGCGGCCGTCATGGCCAAGCCGGGATACAAGGTCCTGCATATGCAGGACGTGGACTTCCGCTCCACCTGCCTGACCTTCGTCGCCTGCCTGGGCGAGGTGCGGTCCTGGTCGAAGGCCAATCCGACCCACGCGCCGATCCTGATCCTGATCAACGCCAAGGAAGGCGGCCCCAACCTGCCCGGCGGCGTGGTCGCGCCGGCCTATAACGCCAAGGCGTTCGACACGCTGGACGCGGAGATCCGCTCGGTGTTTGCGGACGCCGAGATGGTCACCCCGGACCAGGTGCAGGGCGCGAAGTCGACCCTGCGCGAGGCTGTCCTGGCCGGCGGTTGGCCGACCCTGGCCGCGGCGCGGGGCAAGGTGTTCTTCGCCCTCGACGAGAGCCCGGAAAAGGTCGCCGTCTATCGCGGCGCGCGCGGGTCGCTGGAAGGCCGGGCCATGTTCGTCAACACGGACGAAGCTTCGCCCGCCGCCGCCTATCTGACCCTCAATGACCCGGTGGCCCAGCAGGCCCGTATCCAGGCCGCCGTGAAGGCCGGCTTCGTGGTGCGCACCCGCGCTGACGCCGACACCTGGGAAGCGCGATCCAACGACCCGCGCCGCCGCGAGGCCGCCTTCGCCAGCGGCGCGCAATACGTATCCACCGACTACATGCGGCCGGACGCCCGGTTCGACGGCGGCTATCAGGTTCGCCTGCCAGCCGGTGTTGTCGCCGCCTGCAATAGGGTCCGAGCGCTGGGTAAATGTGGGGGCGTGCCCGTGGAGGCCGAAAAGGGCGCAGCGGCGCTCAGGTAA
- a CDS encoding methyl-accepting chemotaxis protein: protein MLMTIKSRMRVSWFIGMAAMLALAALNVTLLHMVADAGDRAADILRIADGVSIAVGVGAVVGVILGAIYFERLVISAMGAMSATMRRLAAGEFDVTIPGAGRRDEIGEMARSVEVFRENGLARSRLEAQAAETHRDVDRRLRETEAAFEAAGREQKKLVDAMAGELAKLAEGDLSVRLTDDVAAEYRELKDDFNAAVAQLETTIRGLAGAAGAVRTGSQEIAQASDDLSRRTEHQAATLEETAAALDQITATVSRTASGAEQVTGVVVQAREDAERSGQVVKRAVAAMGLIAESSQEIGQIIGVIDEIAFQTNLLALNAGVEAARAGDAGKGFAVVASEVRALAQRSAEAAKEIKALVGGSGQQVDNGVALVGQTGEALAAIVGKVGEISSLVQEIAHSAVEQSTALEQVNKAMNQMDQVIQQNAAMVEQSAAATRALDQQAVGLTSMVERFTLEKAQAPRPLQEVHERLLAYAGGR from the coding sequence ATGCTGATGACGATCAAGTCCCGGATGCGCGTTTCCTGGTTCATCGGGATGGCGGCCATGCTTGCCCTGGCGGCCCTGAACGTCACCTTGCTGCACATGGTGGCCGACGCCGGCGACCGGGCGGCGGACATCCTGCGCATCGCCGACGGGGTCAGCATCGCCGTGGGCGTGGGCGCCGTGGTCGGCGTCATCCTCGGCGCGATCTATTTCGAGCGCCTGGTCATCTCCGCCATGGGCGCCATGTCGGCGACCATGCGTCGCCTGGCCGCTGGCGAGTTCGACGTCACCATTCCCGGCGCCGGCCGTCGCGACGAGATCGGCGAGATGGCCCGCAGCGTCGAGGTCTTCCGCGAGAACGGCCTGGCCCGCTCGCGCCTGGAAGCTCAGGCGGCGGAAACGCACCGCGACGTGGACCGCCGCCTGCGCGAGACCGAAGCCGCCTTCGAGGCCGCTGGTCGTGAACAGAAGAAGCTGGTCGACGCCATGGCCGGCGAACTGGCCAAGCTGGCCGAGGGCGACCTGTCCGTGCGCCTGACCGACGACGTGGCCGCCGAGTACCGCGAACTGAAGGACGACTTCAACGCGGCGGTCGCCCAGCTTGAAACCACCATCCGCGGCCTGGCGGGGGCCGCCGGCGCCGTGCGCACCGGCTCGCAGGAAATCGCCCAGGCCTCCGACGACCTGTCGCGCCGCACCGAGCATCAGGCCGCGACGCTGGAGGAAACCGCCGCCGCCCTAGACCAGATCACCGCCACGGTCAGCCGCACCGCCTCGGGCGCGGAACAGGTCACCGGCGTGGTCGTCCAGGCCCGCGAGGACGCCGAGCGCAGCGGCCAGGTGGTCAAGCGCGCCGTGGCCGCCATGGGTCTGATCGCCGAGTCCTCGCAGGAGATCGGGCAGATCATCGGCGTCATCGACGAGATCGCCTTCCAGACCAATCTGCTGGCCCTGAACGCCGGCGTGGAAGCCGCCCGGGCCGGCGACGCCGGCAAGGGCTTCGCGGTCGTCGCCTCCGAAGTGCGGGCCCTGGCTCAGCGCTCGGCCGAGGCGGCCAAGGAGATCAAGGCCCTGGTCGGGGGCTCTGGCCAGCAGGTGGACAATGGCGTCGCCCTGGTCGGCCAGACCGGCGAGGCCCTGGCCGCCATCGTCGGCAAGGTGGGCGAGATCTCCAGCCTGGTTCAGGAGATCGCCCATTCGGCGGTGGAGCAGTCCACGGCCCTGGAACAGGTCAACAAGGCCATGAACCAGATGGATCAGGTCATCCAGCAGAACGCCGCCATGGTCGAACAGAGCGCCGCCGCCACCCGCGCCCTGGACCAGCAGGCCGTGGGCCTGACCTCCATGGTCGAGCGCTTCACCCTGGAGAAGGCGCAGGCCCCGCGTCCGCTGCAGGAAGTCCACGAACGTCTGCTCGCCTACGCCGGCGGCCGCTGA
- a CDS encoding LysE family translocator — translation MVEFKNWAAFGLLTFGMACTPGPNMLYLLSRSISQGRAAGFISLGGVALGFFIYMTLTAAGITAVIMAVPVAYDILRFGGAAYLAWLAWNALKPGAVSPFQVRHLPAHRPARLFGMGLATSLLNPKLAVLYMSLLPQFIRPEHGNVLGQSLLLGSTQIVISVTVNGLVVFAAGGVAAFLAARPTWAKVQRWIMGTVLGGLAVRMAFEARR, via the coding sequence GGCGTTTGGTCTGTTGACCTTCGGCATGGCCTGCACCCCCGGCCCGAACATGCTCTATCTGCTGTCCCGCTCCATCAGCCAGGGCCGCGCGGCGGGCTTCATCTCCCTCGGCGGGGTCGCGCTGGGCTTCTTCATCTACATGACCCTGACCGCCGCCGGGATCACGGCGGTGATCATGGCCGTGCCGGTCGCCTATGACATTCTGCGGTTCGGCGGCGCGGCCTATCTGGCCTGGCTGGCGTGGAATGCGCTTAAGCCCGGCGCGGTCTCGCCGTTCCAGGTGCGCCATCTGCCGGCCCATCGACCCGCGCGGCTGTTCGGAATGGGCCTCGCGACCAGCCTTCTCAATCCGAAACTGGCCGTCCTCTACATGTCGCTCCTGCCCCAGTTCATCCGGCCGGAGCATGGGAACGTGCTGGGGCAGAGCCTGCTTCTGGGATCGACCCAAATCGTCATCAGCGTGACGGTGAACGGGCTGGTGGTGTTCGCGGCCGGGGGCGTGGCCGCCTTCCTGGCCGCACGCCCGACCTGGGCAAAGGTGCAGCGCTGGATCATGGGCACGGTTCTGGGCGGGCTGGCCGTGCGCATGGCCTTTGAGGCGCGGCGCTAA